The following coding sequences lie in one Haematobia irritans isolate KBUSLIRL chromosome 3, ASM5000362v1, whole genome shotgun sequence genomic window:
- the LOC142229384 gene encoding uncharacterized protein LOC142229384, whose translation MIQPICCQNKGNGEDSSIISYTNEMVYQHFKIENITVIKPPLLKIFYWQHMNIEGLNEKLQSNANRIEHDLYLPTRQLNSQPLKIVFWLRNLSKQPLTLHLRRMKNCPCVPLETRVGFNQFRFLYHCPHRRLINFSHESHDLKANDLVDLTMVAYFHLYGSFLLSYELSCSDSRVVILNFHVNIVTFDPVKSILTRELLPVNIKEYRRKSQAIWVHNITTQNLKFRFIARDRGFCLINSNMIVPRQSVWPLIVDYRPSDFRNELTLIMLFDGLQFEIPLTCKGVLDDEDVPPNDDAPINDYECNDFTYVIFPNKLNFSMELNDSRSLMVAVHNHNSNCREFKWQTYSINGYFIFTFEPKQFTLKPHHSKLCVVNCKTYDKPLHFRYLPAVLEIHRILDKSTKIAQQLLTEIESIDDPKWCEDSYLEHVFLQIDLKVNFAKRKEIVIEKVKENYPPMPLILPMGNTLQSPHNKSKQGDMTIFEIFFWEYLSKSSTFMRNNSKIPRNLTYEEVLQRERGSNTPTTSVDRIEIFTLISSILAESCRDLSKNYRFVPPDILETP comes from the exons atgattcaacccatttgttgtcaaaataagGGAAATGGAGAAGATTCCTCAATCATTAGTTACACAAACGAAATGgtttatcaacatttcaaaattgaaaacataACGGTTATTAAACCGCcactattgaaaatattctattggcAACATATGAATATAGAAGG attaaatgaaaaacttcaatcaaATGCTAATCGCATAGAACATGATCTTTATTTACCGACCCGCCAACTGAATAGTCAACCTTTGAAAATTGTCTTTTGGTTAAGAAATCTATCTAAACAACCATTAACCCTCCATCTAAGGAGAATGAAGAATTGTCCATGTGTTCCTTTGGAAACACGTGTGGGTTTCAATCAATTCCGTTTTTTGTACCATTGCCCTCATAGACGTTTGattaatttttcacatgaatCACATGACCTGAAGGCAAATGATCTTGTAGACCTCACCATGGTGGCATATTTCCATTTATATGGATCGTTTTTACTTTCATATGAATTAAg CTGCTCTGATTCCCGTGTCGTCATTCTTAACTTTCATGTTAATATCGTAACTTTTGATCCAGTTAAAAGCATTCTTACAAGAGAACTATTACCAGTAAACATTAAGGAATACAGACGCAAATCGCAAgcaatatgggtccataatataacgacacaaaatttaaaatttcgttttatagCACGTGACAGAGGTTTCTGCTTGATAAACTCCAATATGATAGTACCCCGTCAATCAGTATGGCCCTTAATCGTGGACTATAGACCAAGTGATTTTAGAAATGAG CTTACCTTGATTATGCTCTTTGAtggtttacaatttgaaataccATTGACTTGTAAAGGTGTATTGGATgatgaagatgttcctccaaatgATGATGCTCCCATAAATGATTATGAATGCAATGATTTTACCTATGTCATTTTTcccaacaaattaaatttctctaTGGAATTGAATGATTCACGTTCTTTAATGGTTGCCGTACATAACCACAATTCAAATTGTAGGGAATTCAAATGGCAGAC CTATTCTATTAATGGCTATTTTATATTTACCTTTGAGCCCAAACAGTTTACTTTAAAACCACATCATTCCAAACTTTGTGTGGTTAATTGCAAAACCTATGACAAACCTTTACATTTTCGTTATTTGCCAGCAGTTTTGGAAATCCATCGCATCTTGGATAAATCTACAAAAATAGCCCAACAACTTTTAACGGAAATAGAATCTATAGATGATCCAAAATGGTGTGAGGATAGTTATTTGGAACATGTATTTTTGCAAATTGatttaaaagtaaatttcgcaaaaaggaAAGAAATCGTAATcgagaaagttaaagaaaactatCCTCCAATGCCTTTGATATTACCAATGGGAAACACTCTGCAGTCTCCACATAATAAGAGCAAACAGGGAGATATgaccatttttgaaatatttttttgggaatatttatcaaaatcttcAACTTTTATgcgtaacaattcgaaaattcctAGAAACTTAACATACGAGGAAGTATTGCAAAGGGAAAGAGGGTCCAACACGCCAACAACCTCAGTGGACAGAAT TGAAATTTTTACCCTTATCAGTTCTATTTTGGCGGAAAGCTGTCGTGATCTTTCCAAGAATTATCGTTTTGTACCTCCAGATATCTTGGAAACACCTTAA